A genomic window from Flintibacter sp. KGMB00164 includes:
- a CDS encoding site-specific integrase, with translation MGKRRPSGDGMVRKREDGRWEGRIVVGHKENGDPIFRYIYADTQKELTAKLRQSIEAYQGVELTEESRMTLGQWLDQWLENMTGTIRPVTMKRYEGTVARHIKPYLGEKIISQVTGKDIQKLYDTLAHHGNRNTGEGLASGTIRGIHAMFHEAMGAAQQAGLIPRNPTEDIDAPKFSYKGKKVLTDEQLEKFMGTIQRDSVWCDFFYTELTTGLRRGEICGLKWEDFDEAHSTLKVRRTIHEEKGGKLTAWDTKTAAGTRTIHLSPSTAALLRERKKTALTEWIFPHPWKPEQPTRPSAAYERMKVLLKEAELPDLRFHDLRHTFATHALTSGVDVKTLSGILGHTRAAFTLDTYTHTTGDMQKRAAEIVEEFLIDIFGEELKPWEESGKMAKAPSG, from the coding sequence ATGGGAAAGCGCAGACCGTCCGGGGACGGCATGGTGCGCAAGCGGGAAGATGGACGCTGGGAAGGGCGCATCGTAGTTGGCCACAAAGAAAACGGTGATCCCATCTTCCGCTACATCTACGCAGATACCCAAAAGGAACTGACAGCCAAACTCCGGCAGAGCATCGAGGCGTATCAGGGAGTCGAGCTGACTGAGGAGAGCCGGATGACACTGGGCCAATGGCTGGATCAGTGGCTGGAGAACATGACTGGAACGATACGTCCCGTCACCATGAAAAGATATGAGGGAACTGTAGCCAGACATATCAAACCGTACCTGGGAGAGAAAATTATCTCCCAGGTTACAGGGAAAGACATTCAAAAGTTATATGATACACTGGCTCATCACGGAAACCGAAACACAGGAGAGGGGCTGGCCAGCGGAACAATCCGAGGTATTCACGCAATGTTCCATGAGGCGATGGGCGCCGCACAGCAGGCTGGTCTCATCCCACGAAATCCCACGGAAGATATTGATGCGCCCAAATTCAGCTACAAAGGCAAAAAGGTGCTGACAGATGAACAACTGGAAAAGTTCATGGGAACCATTCAGAGGGACAGCGTCTGGTGTGACTTCTTCTACACGGAACTAACTACAGGCCTGCGCCGTGGTGAAATCTGCGGGCTAAAATGGGAAGACTTTGACGAGGCCCACAGTACATTGAAAGTCCGCCGCACAATCCATGAGGAAAAGGGAGGCAAGCTGACCGCCTGGGATACTAAGACTGCTGCGGGAACCCGTACCATCCATCTGTCACCCAGTACCGCAGCTCTACTTCGGGAGAGAAAGAAGACGGCACTGACAGAATGGATCTTCCCACATCCATGGAAGCCGGAGCAGCCTACACGCCCGAGTGCCGCCTATGAACGGATGAAGGTCCTGCTGAAAGAGGCAGAGCTTCCTGACCTGCGTTTTCATGATCTCCGGCATACTTTTGCTACTCATGCCCTGACATCGGGAGTGGATGTCAAAACTCTGTCCGGCATCCTGGGACACACACGGGCCGCGTTCACACTGGACACATACACTCACACCACAGGAGATATGCAGAAGCGTGCGGCTGAGATCGTAGAAGAATTTCTCATTGACATCTTCGGAGAGGAGTTGAAGCCATGGGAAGAAAGCGGAAAAATGGCGAAGGCACCGTCCGGCTGA
- a CDS encoding DUF6076 domain-containing protein yields the protein MYGEIVFYTHGSTIEYGGEIFPAGELTADILNFAPEDYPLIQRLLDRMKDLAKQYEDTLDRGVWWELNNQFIELRSQLMRYRVFQILLKEDDRFLNETQQYTESYAFFTDEEMDEQECSKDRWLEMYRQKEEEGWTPPFLLIVDGGREDKWRYYKLQIARYRRYIDDVIVFNPTIHNFINFLLSKLKRNSPEEYAAALYQFYNDERLVEKLIVNPTSLERPFYQKYDPCVVSYLPRELPDGTFAIAQEHTTDSLQMLLKADFMTALNAGHNIRRCIVCKKYFLVRSGVHALYCEGRCPLDERFTCRQYGSYEIQKELARDVPKIRAKITAFNRIRKDYQRGAITEEEMRQLKDAVRDKLFDALSNPDISNEDFKQSISSERLYPLFGIARQAKPRGRPRKAKDGDGA from the coding sequence ATGTATGGAGAGATCGTATTTTATACCCACGGCAGCACGATAGAGTACGGCGGCGAAATCTTTCCGGCTGGTGAACTGACTGCTGACATATTGAACTTTGCTCCCGAGGACTATCCCCTCATCCAGCGTCTTTTGGATCGCATGAAGGACTTGGCCAAACAGTATGAGGACACATTGGATCGAGGCGTATGGTGGGAGCTGAACAACCAGTTTATCGAACTGCGCAGTCAGTTGATGCGGTATCGGGTGTTTCAGATCCTGCTGAAAGAAGATGACCGGTTTCTCAACGAAACCCAGCAGTACACGGAGAGTTACGCCTTTTTTACCGACGAGGAAATGGATGAGCAGGAGTGCTCCAAGGATCGGTGGTTGGAGATGTACCGGCAGAAGGAAGAAGAAGGCTGGACGCCGCCTTTTCTCCTCATCGTAGATGGCGGCCGTGAGGACAAGTGGCGGTACTACAAACTGCAGATAGCCCGCTACCGGCGATACATTGATGATGTTATTGTCTTCAATCCCACCATCCATAACTTCATCAACTTTCTTCTCTCCAAATTGAAACGGAACTCCCCGGAGGAGTACGCCGCCGCACTGTATCAGTTTTATAACGATGAGCGTCTGGTAGAGAAGTTAATCGTGAACCCCACCAGTCTGGAGCGACCCTTCTATCAGAAGTACGATCCCTGCGTGGTGAGTTATCTGCCCAGAGAACTGCCCGACGGAACCTTCGCCATCGCCCAGGAGCACACAACCGACAGTTTGCAGATGCTGCTGAAGGCTGACTTCATGACAGCGCTGAACGCCGGACATAACATTCGCCGCTGCATTGTCTGCAAAAAATACTTCCTGGTTCGCAGCGGCGTCCATGCCCTCTACTGTGAGGGACGCTGTCCGTTGGATGAGCGCTTCACCTGCAGGCAGTATGGCAGTTACGAGATCCAGAAGGAACTGGCCCGGGATGTACCGAAAATCAGGGCCAAGATCACCGCTTTTAACCGCATCCGGAAGGACTATCAGCGGGGAGCCATTACGGAGGAAGAGATGCGGCAGCTGAAGGACGCTGTGCGGGACAAATTGTTTGACGCACTGAGCAATCCCGACATCTCCAATGAGGACTTCAAGCAGTCAATTTCCTCCGAACGACTCTACCCGCTTTTCGGTATTGCCCGTCAGGCCAAGCCTCGGGGCCGTCCCCGTAAGGCGAAGGACGGTGACGGTGCATGA
- a CDS encoding alpha/beta hydrolase-fold protein: MPTFTIDGKRISVFPGGKVGGPAIYLHTFSDEGQKVFAATQASDCPPFTLVAISDLDWNHDMVPWNSPPAFKNAEPCTGGADDYLRLLTEEIIPAAEKAIDEVPCWRGIAGYSLAGLFALYAIYQTDLFSRMGSMSGSLWFPRMKDYIFSYEPKRWPDCMYFSLGDKESKTRNPVLRNVRQNTEEIQAFYQDKGIDTVFQLNSGNHYDHATERTAAGLCWLLSR; encoded by the coding sequence ATGCCAACCTTCACAATAGACGGCAAAAGAATATCTGTTTTCCCAGGGGGCAAAGTCGGAGGGCCAGCAATCTACCTACATACCTTTTCCGATGAAGGTCAGAAGGTATTTGCGGCCACGCAGGCATCCGATTGTCCGCCGTTTACCTTGGTGGCTATCAGTGATCTGGACTGGAACCACGATATGGTTCCCTGGAACAGTCCGCCTGCTTTCAAAAATGCTGAGCCCTGCACTGGTGGTGCGGACGACTACCTGCGTCTCCTCACCGAGGAGATTATTCCAGCGGCAGAGAAGGCGATTGATGAAGTCCCTTGTTGGAGAGGGATCGCCGGGTACTCTCTGGCGGGGCTGTTTGCCCTGTATGCGATCTACCAGACGGATCTATTTTCTCGGATGGGCAGTATGTCTGGCTCTCTCTGGTTTCCCAGAATGAAGGACTATATCTTCTCCTACGAGCCAAAGCGTTGGCCGGACTGCATGTACTTCTCCTTGGGAGACAAGGAGAGCAAGACTCGGAACCCAGTCCTGCGGAATGTCAGGCAGAACACGGAAGAGATTCAGGCATTCTACCAGGATAAGGGGATCGACACGGTGTTTCAGTTGAACTCTGGGAACCACTACGACCATGCGACGGAGCGCACCGCCGCGGGCCTTTGCTGGCTGCTGAGCAGGTGA
- a CDS encoding site-specific integrase: MGRKRKNGEGTVRLRKDGRWEGRIVIGYDENGLPKTKNVLAKTKGECIEKLKALKNTITPDTPIKLKADMPFGEWLDYWYETYCKPNARPATQRTYEGYIRLYLHPRLGSIPLNKVTINDIQQMCTWMMTEARLDQKNGDGGLSDSQVINCYSLCDRVLEKAVAEKLIVRNPAKGCKLPPNRPNEMKVLSREDMQKVLIQAKEENYYELFLLEFATGLRLGELMALQWDDVDLVTGELRINKQVNLVGSKLVISEPKTKAAVRTLILPPSVRKVLAEYKTRVNSRWLFPSPKKDDLPIIPSAVSRRLHTLLEHAGCEQVRFHDLRHTFATNALAHGMDIKTLSTILGHVSSTTTLNTYSHVTDEMRQMAAVKIDQGIAKAEVQEDTAITQPERTMTTFQARKRWSREAS; encoded by the coding sequence ATGGGAAGAAAGCGGAAAAATGGCGAAGGCACCGTCCGGCTGAGAAAGGATGGCCGCTGGGAAGGACGGATCGTCATTGGGTATGATGAGAATGGCCTTCCCAAGACGAAGAATGTGCTGGCCAAGACCAAAGGCGAATGTATAGAAAAACTAAAGGCGCTGAAGAACACTATCACACCGGATACACCCATAAAACTCAAGGCAGATATGCCATTCGGGGAGTGGTTGGACTATTGGTATGAAACCTACTGTAAGCCCAATGCCCGGCCCGCTACTCAGAGGACCTACGAAGGGTATATCCGTTTATACCTTCACCCCAGGTTGGGCAGCATTCCCCTGAACAAAGTGACTATCAATGACATTCAGCAGATGTGTACCTGGATGATGACAGAGGCCCGTTTGGATCAGAAAAACGGAGATGGTGGTCTTTCGGACAGTCAGGTGATAAACTGCTACAGTCTATGTGATCGGGTATTGGAAAAAGCAGTGGCAGAAAAGTTGATTGTCCGCAACCCGGCAAAGGGCTGTAAACTGCCTCCAAACAGGCCAAATGAGATGAAGGTTCTCTCCCGAGAGGATATGCAGAAGGTGTTGATCCAGGCCAAGGAAGAGAATTACTACGAACTTTTCCTTCTGGAATTTGCCACTGGCCTTCGATTGGGAGAACTGATGGCTCTCCAGTGGGATGATGTGGATCTGGTCACCGGGGAATTGAGGATTAACAAACAGGTAAACCTTGTTGGTTCGAAATTGGTGATCAGTGAGCCGAAAACCAAGGCGGCTGTCCGCACCCTGATCCTGCCTCCATCTGTCAGAAAAGTGTTGGCGGAGTACAAGACCAGAGTGAACTCCAGATGGTTATTCCCCTCGCCCAAGAAGGACGATCTGCCGATTATCCCCTCGGCAGTCAGCCGACGGCTTCACACACTGCTGGAGCATGCGGGATGCGAACAAGTTCGCTTTCACGATCTGCGCCATACTTTCGCAACCAATGCCCTGGCCCACGGGATGGATATCAAGACGCTGTCCACCATCCTGGGCCACGTATCCAGCACCACCACCCTAAACACCTACTCCCATGTCACCGACGAGATGCGACAAATGGCAGCGGTGAAGATCGACCAGGGCATCGCAAAGGCGGAGGTGCAGGAGGATACAGCTATTACCCAGCCAGAGCGCACCATGACTACCTTCCAGGCCAGAAAACGCTGGAGCCGAGAGGCCAGTTGA
- the mobP3 gene encoding MobP3 family relaxase has translation MAGLIVKSPYLKCGGGSSVSSYLRYIGTRERVEILPDDRPPTRKQDQLITKLTKDFPEARELGEYCDYKDKPTKANASVFITRALEENWSQVQQSDGYMKYIATRPRAERLGDHGLFGDEDAVDLEHAMQELDQYNGNVWTHILSLKREDAARLGYDNAKAWRNLLRANRNDIAAAMNIQPNHFRWYAAFHDEGKHPHVHMMAWSTQPGEAYLTRDGIRNIKSTLTNQIFKQEMLHTYEQKSQSRDELVQEARRAIRQLTQEMTRSLCTVPEIEQKMEQLAGQLETVSGKKSYGYLPKSIKKTVDEVVDKLEELPVVRECYDRWCRLQGEVESYYHDKTRERKKLSQEKEFRQIKNAVIQEAERIRLGEISFEDDDLAEHDEQGQARNESHACRELWRIIGNKDISLDYRDRAAEKLEQVAECGDAHAQYRMGQLYRDGPLLIPDNHKAKHWLTQAAIQGLPEAQYALGKLLLSNDWEVRDSDEGIRWLRQAAENGSHFAAYRLGKEYLEGNAVNKDTSRAADWFTKSAEAGNQYAQYMMGKLHLTGQGLPRDQAQAMMWFSRSAVQGNQYAQFFLEQRNNLHQPSVMLAVTRLLYHMSRIFEDHALPQSGAGLHINRKSRQKLMEKRIAMGHKPDDHEEEQTMDGMTMSGW, from the coding sequence GTGGCAGGATTGATTGTGAAGAGCCCTTATCTCAAGTGCGGAGGCGGCAGTTCGGTCAGTAGCTATCTGAGGTACATCGGCACACGGGAACGGGTGGAGATCCTCCCAGATGACCGTCCGCCCACTCGAAAGCAGGACCAGCTCATCACCAAACTGACAAAGGATTTCCCGGAGGCCAGGGAGCTGGGCGAGTATTGCGATTACAAAGACAAGCCCACCAAGGCCAATGCCTCTGTCTTTATCACCCGAGCACTGGAGGAGAACTGGTCTCAAGTGCAGCAGTCAGACGGCTACATGAAGTACATCGCTACTCGGCCTCGTGCGGAACGGCTTGGTGATCACGGGCTCTTTGGTGATGAAGATGCTGTGGACTTGGAGCATGCCATGCAGGAACTGGATCAGTACAACGGAAATGTGTGGACGCATATCCTCTCACTGAAGCGTGAGGACGCTGCGCGTCTTGGATATGACAATGCCAAAGCATGGCGAAACCTGCTCCGCGCAAATCGCAATGACATCGCTGCCGCTATGAACATCCAACCAAATCACTTCCGCTGGTATGCCGCCTTCCACGATGAGGGCAAGCATCCCCATGTCCACATGATGGCGTGGTCAACACAGCCGGGAGAAGCGTACCTGACGCGAGACGGCATCCGCAATATCAAATCCACACTCACCAATCAGATCTTCAAACAGGAGATGCTCCACACCTACGAACAAAAGTCACAGTCGCGGGATGAGCTGGTGCAGGAGGCCCGTCGCGCAATCCGGCAGCTCACCCAGGAGATGACGCGAAGCCTCTGCACAGTTCCTGAGATCGAGCAGAAGATGGAGCAGCTGGCCGGACAGTTGGAAACAGTCAGTGGCAAAAAGTCCTACGGCTACCTTCCCAAGTCCATAAAGAAAACGGTAGATGAGGTAGTGGACAAGCTGGAGGAACTGCCGGTAGTGCGTGAGTGCTACGACCGGTGGTGCAGGCTCCAGGGTGAGGTGGAGAGCTACTACCACGACAAAACCAGAGAACGGAAAAAGCTGTCCCAGGAGAAAGAGTTTCGGCAGATCAAAAACGCTGTCATCCAGGAGGCTGAGCGCATCCGTCTGGGTGAGATCTCCTTCGAGGATGATGACTTGGCTGAGCACGACGAGCAGGGGCAGGCACGGAATGAATCCCATGCCTGCCGGGAGCTGTGGCGCATCATTGGGAACAAGGACATTTCTCTGGACTACCGTGACCGGGCGGCAGAGAAGTTGGAGCAGGTGGCGGAGTGCGGTGACGCCCATGCGCAATACCGGATGGGACAGCTCTACCGGGACGGACCTCTGCTGATCCCGGACAACCATAAGGCAAAGCACTGGCTCACCCAGGCGGCAATACAGGGTCTGCCGGAAGCACAGTATGCCCTTGGAAAGTTGCTTCTCTCCAACGATTGGGAAGTGCGGGACTCGGACGAGGGCATCCGCTGGCTGAGACAGGCGGCGGAAAACGGAAGCCACTTTGCTGCTTACCGTCTCGGTAAAGAGTATCTGGAGGGAAACGCTGTCAACAAGGACACCTCCAGAGCGGCGGATTGGTTCACCAAATCGGCGGAGGCGGGAAACCAGTACGCCCAGTACATGATGGGCAAGCTGCACCTGACGGGACAGGGCCTACCACGGGATCAGGCCCAGGCAATGATGTGGTTCAGCCGTTCGGCGGTCCAGGGAAATCAGTATGCTCAGTTTTTCCTGGAACAGAGAAACAATCTCCACCAGCCCTCTGTGATGCTGGCAGTCACTCGGCTGCTCTATCACATGAGCCGAATCTTTGAAGATCACGCCCTGCCCCAGTCTGGGGCTGGACTGCACATCAACCGGAAGAGCCGGCAGAAGCTCATGGAGAAGCGCATTGCTATGGGGCACAAGCCGGATGACCATGAGGAGGAGCAGACTATGGATGGCATGACCATGAGCGGATGGTGA
- a CDS encoding helix-turn-helix domain-containing protein, with translation MKESVYKSYDELPLFLNSELVAKVLGVSPSSGYELMHQPDFPVLRVGNRMVVPKEKFMQWVEEHTGGGVHK, from the coding sequence ATGAAAGAATCTGTCTACAAAAGTTACGACGAGTTGCCACTGTTTCTCAATTCGGAATTGGTGGCGAAGGTGCTGGGCGTATCGCCGTCCAGCGGGTATGAACTGATGCACCAACCAGACTTCCCGGTGCTGCGTGTCGGCAACCGCATGGTGGTGCCGAAAGAAAAGTTCATGCAGTGGGTGGAGGAGCATACGGGAGGAGGTGTGCACAAATGA
- a CDS encoding helix-turn-helix domain-containing protein, which produces MAVKQLSELNRRGLLDQHMVPILESNSKNFFSLPNESFFLNIGHGAITVYAYLLYCEDRRTHQCHPSYRTIAGAVHLSVSTVMKHITKLADKQFIAVESTSYIDGHGMKRNGNNLYTILPIQVAMDHCYQQQMFRLEEQQKRDQVQKRLGWNAENALCAPL; this is translated from the coding sequence ATGGCCGTGAAGCAGCTTTCTGAACTGAACCGTCGCGGTCTACTGGATCAGCACATGGTTCCGATACTCGAAAGCAACAGCAAGAACTTTTTCTCTCTGCCCAATGAGTCGTTTTTCCTGAACATCGGTCACGGAGCCATCACGGTCTACGCCTACCTGCTCTACTGCGAGGATCGCCGCACACATCAGTGTCATCCCAGCTACCGCACAATTGCCGGGGCGGTACATCTCTCAGTGTCCACAGTGATGAAGCACATCACAAAGTTGGCGGACAAGCAGTTCATCGCCGTTGAGAGCACCTCCTATATTGACGGACATGGTATGAAGCGGAACGGCAACAACCTGTACACCATCCTACCAATCCAGGTGGCAATGGATCATTGCTACCAGCAGCAGATGTTTCGATTGGAGGAACAGCAGAAACGGGATCAGGTGCAAAAACGCTTGGGATGGAACGCGGAGAACGCCCTGTGTGCCCCGCTGTGA
- a CDS encoding helix-turn-helix transcriptional regulator — MAVSYKKLWKLLIDKDMKKKDLCVKAGISPASVTKMGRNGHVSTEILLKICMALNCQIEDIVEIVPD; from the coding sequence ATGGCGGTTAGCTATAAAAAGCTTTGGAAACTTCTTATCGACAAAGACATGAAGAAAAAAGATCTGTGTGTGAAAGCAGGCATTAGTCCTGCCTCAGTCACCAAAATGGGTCGAAATGGTCATGTTAGCACAGAAATACTTTTAAAAATTTGCATGGCGTTAAATTGCCAAATAGAGGACATTGTGGAGATTGTACCCGATTGA
- a CDS encoding DNA-directed RNA polymerase subunit alpha C-terminal domain-containing protein: protein MFYHESDSIKELNLSTRSYNALHRAGILTIGDLQALSEADLHNIKNLGAKSIPEILEKKASLQVCTAGFAPEEATDHKSAPSFTGDNGIAYQDIPIEQMGLSNRAYNCLKRQNISFLSELQYFTRDEIKEWNNVGEKTVTEILEKRDTCLLQPALDSSAASSDRTLIPSDGLCQAVVKRLASIYTLSANDLYEQISPLCEIYFQEHSDENMSEDVLVDSPDFIRAMSASPVFASGIQAQILSILNKAVYGCNLKSVSDICAPVPTDVLEANLRFLIATQKAVRNEDGYYAIKRMTAIEYAAQLADQRRGYVLTERLHGRTLEDIGNELNVQRERVRQISNKALEHHPILYEDRYAEVFQKYNFSRNDFCLAFQENETVYEYLKIQYKSGELPPEELMDDESFPIIFRRAGERVAYKNCVQIGSTIVPCKRDSLCDYALRQYAADEISFSSFVNRYHALLSDLGIEDISKLMISGRGYENKLAASKNILWKHGKCLRYYPISLYDYANLLDALDLNQYIDIEISALKLFNEHAELMREYDIRDEYELHNLLKKICTEETYPNIRFPRMPTIEFGNFNRDQQVMDLLLSCAPISKEDFAQRYEEEYGIKAGSVMANYLGCIVAYLDGDTYRIDSPAMSDAMTQKLNAELTDDFYLLSELHEIYRRLFPDADRALLNSYSITNLGFHIYSNYVVSNKYHSAVEYFRHLLSDEDIVDISHFKKGVLSTITFMSQLYKLREDLEIIEFAPQKYIHIRKLNQAGIHKDDLREFCEAVAGYVSDGEYFTMFSLQKSGFTPNLDEFGFDDWFYASVMAENKDMFSYKRTGRNRLFQKGSYTITLSDFIEDILNSQESQSMDVYDLGDYLSDEFGLYIPTSKLIETIRESSMYYDSISQKAYLDYDVYFSDI, encoded by the coding sequence GTGTTTTACCATGAATCTGATTCTATTAAGGAATTAAATCTTTCTACACGCTCGTACAATGCGCTCCATAGAGCGGGTATATTAACAATTGGGGATCTTCAAGCACTGTCTGAGGCAGATCTGCACAATATAAAGAATTTAGGTGCGAAAAGTATTCCAGAGATTCTTGAGAAAAAAGCAAGCCTACAAGTTTGTACAGCAGGTTTTGCACCGGAAGAAGCCACGGATCACAAAAGTGCGCCATCGTTTACAGGAGATAATGGCATTGCCTATCAAGACATTCCCATTGAACAGATGGGGCTGTCAAACAGGGCTTACAACTGCTTGAAAAGGCAAAATATTTCTTTTCTTTCGGAACTACAGTACTTCACTCGTGACGAAATAAAGGAGTGGAACAATGTCGGCGAAAAAACAGTAACAGAAATTCTTGAAAAGAGAGATACCTGTCTACTGCAGCCCGCTTTAGATTCATCAGCGGCCTCCTCTGATAGGACACTAATACCCTCTGATGGGCTGTGCCAAGCAGTAGTGAAACGACTGGCCTCTATTTATACGCTTTCTGCAAACGACCTTTATGAGCAAATCAGCCCACTCTGTGAGATCTATTTTCAAGAACACTCTGACGAGAATATGAGTGAAGATGTTCTTGTAGACAGCCCGGACTTTATTCGCGCAATGTCTGCATCGCCGGTCTTTGCAAGTGGGATTCAGGCCCAGATATTATCCATCTTAAATAAAGCAGTATATGGATGCAATCTCAAAAGCGTATCGGATATCTGTGCTCCGGTACCAACAGATGTGTTGGAAGCCAATTTGCGGTTTCTCATCGCTACCCAAAAAGCAGTGCGAAACGAAGATGGCTACTATGCCATCAAGAGAATGACTGCCATTGAGTACGCAGCACAGCTTGCGGATCAGCGTCGTGGGTATGTTTTGACCGAAAGACTGCACGGACGCACATTAGAGGACATTGGAAATGAGTTAAATGTTCAGCGAGAACGCGTCAGGCAGATAAGCAACAAGGCCCTGGAGCACCATCCCATTTTATACGAAGATCGCTATGCTGAGGTGTTCCAGAAATATAATTTTTCGCGAAATGATTTTTGCCTGGCATTTCAAGAAAATGAAACGGTATATGAATACCTCAAAATCCAATACAAATCCGGAGAACTTCCGCCAGAGGAATTGATGGATGACGAATCTTTCCCTATCATATTCCGGCGCGCAGGAGAACGCGTTGCATATAAAAATTGCGTCCAGATCGGATCGACAATCGTTCCCTGCAAGCGTGATTCCCTATGCGACTATGCATTGCGGCAATACGCTGCAGATGAAATATCCTTTAGCTCTTTTGTGAACCGATATCATGCACTTTTATCTGATTTGGGTATTGAGGATATTTCTAAACTTATGATAAGTGGTCGGGGATATGAGAACAAGCTTGCAGCAAGTAAAAATATCCTGTGGAAACACGGAAAGTGTTTGCGTTATTATCCTATTTCTCTCTATGATTACGCCAATCTACTGGATGCATTGGATCTAAATCAATATATTGACATCGAAATTTCTGCACTCAAGCTTTTTAACGAACACGCAGAACTTATGCGGGAATACGATATCCGGGATGAATATGAGCTTCATAATTTACTGAAGAAAATATGTACAGAAGAAACATATCCCAATATCCGTTTCCCACGCATGCCCACTATAGAGTTTGGTAATTTCAACCGTGACCAACAAGTAATGGATTTACTGCTTTCGTGTGCTCCTATCTCCAAAGAAGACTTTGCTCAGCGCTATGAGGAAGAGTATGGGATAAAAGCCGGTAGTGTAATGGCAAACTATTTAGGTTGCATCGTGGCCTACCTGGATGGGGATACCTATCGGATTGATTCTCCCGCCATGTCTGATGCGATGACTCAAAAACTCAACGCAGAGTTGACGGACGATTTCTATCTTCTTTCGGAGTTGCATGAGATCTACCGACGCCTTTTTCCTGATGCAGACAGGGCGCTACTTAACAGTTACAGCATCACAAACCTCGGCTTTCATATTTACTCCAACTATGTTGTAAGCAATAAGTACCATTCTGCGGTCGAATATTTCAGGCACTTACTGTCAGATGAAGACATTGTAGATATATCGCACTTCAAGAAAGGCGTTCTTTCTACAATAACATTTATGTCCCAACTCTATAAGCTACGCGAAGATCTGGAAATTATTGAGTTTGCCCCACAAAAATATATACATATTCGAAAATTAAACCAAGCCGGCATTCACAAAGATGATTTGAGAGAATTCTGCGAAGCTGTCGCTGGCTATGTAAGCGACGGAGAATATTTTACAATGTTCTCTTTGCAAAAATCCGGTTTTACGCCCAATCTTGATGAGTTCGGATTTGATGACTGGTTTTATGCTTCTGTGATGGCTGAGAACAAAGACATGTTTTCATATAAGCGTACTGGTAGAAATCGCTTATTTCAGAAGGGCTCTTACACAATTACATTGTCTGATTTTATTGAAGATATTCTTAATTCTCAGGAGTCGCAGTCCATGGATGTTTACGATTTAGGAGACTATCTGAGTGATGAATTTGGACTCTATATTCCGACATCCAAGTTGATTGAAACCATTCGTGAGAGTTCGATGTATTATGATTCCATTTCCCAAAAAGCTTATTTAGACTATGATGTTTATTTTTCTGACATATAA